In Humulus lupulus chromosome 7, drHumLupu1.1, whole genome shotgun sequence, the following are encoded in one genomic region:
- the LOC133791420 gene encoding uncharacterized protein LOC133791420 — MDNEKNLEGMTGEWLEYAETNLSSSDGEEQAKERKKENVRKKRNDRQNQDKEKDKETKKEDNEKEKEKEVERSEKKQRVGKKTSSVWDHYTMLPDCDPKKPRAACNYCGTNYTTDTKLNGTSTLWAHVERKCKKCPFSDWVEQSKKQQSTMNRFTKKTTTCNEEEVASSGLPLRFNQNVVRKVIAEYIIMDELSFRHVDGKGFQKLIKHFFPTFQFPSRFTVARDIYNAFLDQKK, encoded by the coding sequence ATGGATAACGAGAAAAATTTAGAAGGGATGACGGGGGAGTGGTTGGAGTATGCTGAAACTAATTTGTCAAGTTCTGATGGAGAAGAACAAGCGAAGGAAAGGAAGAAAGAGAACGTACGAAAGAAGAGGAATGATCGACAAAATCAAGATAAGGAAAAAGACAAAGAGACCAAGAAAGAggataatgaaaaagaaaaggagaaagaggTTGAACGATCAGAAAAGAAGCAAAGGGTTGGAAAGAAAACATCAAGCGTGTGGGATCATTACACTATGTTGCCTGATTGTGATCCCAAGAAGCCAAGAGCTGCTTGCAATTATTGTGGCACCAATTATACGACTGATACAAAGTTGAATGGGACTAGCACACTATGGGCACATGTGGAGAGAAAATGTAAGAAGTGTCCTTTCAGTGACTGGGTTGAGCAAAGTAAGAAGCAACAATCAACTATGAATAGATTTACTAAAAAGACAACAACCTGCAATGAAGAGGAAGTTGCTTCAAGTGGGCTGCCACTAAGGTTTAATCAAAACGTTGTTAGGAAAGTGATCGCCGAATATATCATTATGGATGAGTTATCCTTTAGGCACGTGGACGGAAAAGGATTCCAAAAGCTCATTAAACATTTCTTTCCCACATTTCAGTTCCCATCAAGATTTACTGTTGCGAGAGATATTTACAATGCGTTTCTAGATCAGAAGAAATAG